The Vicia villosa cultivar HV-30 ecotype Madison, WI linkage group LG1, Vvil1.0, whole genome shotgun sequence genome includes a region encoding these proteins:
- the LOC131612984 gene encoding uncharacterized protein LOC131612984, with product MSSFVINVQYSMLQMLQVKFTKTGVCHGFVLWIDWVMDSQSSVVISTGPGFDAYPTFSEIPETNLSGMECGLPIQLSFSAREIADGSFFKAIEDYDPAIKRLLYQLEKWVLSQ from the exons ATGTCCTCTTTTGTAATAAATGTGCAATACTCAATGTTACAAATGTTGCAGGTTAAATTCACTAAGACTGGAGTATGTCATGGGTTTGTGTTGTGGATTGACTGGGTGATGGATTCGCAGAGTTCTGTTGTAATATCAACCGGTCCAG GATTTGATGCATATCCTACGTTTTCAGAGATACCTGAGACCAACTTGTCCGGAATGGAATGTGGACTACCTATTCAATTATCTTTCTCAGCTCGTGAAATAGCAGATGGCTCTTTTTTCAAGGCAATTGAAGATTATGACCCAGCCATCAAGAGGCTCTTGTACCAGCTAGAGAAGTGGGTGTTATCTCAATAA